A genomic segment from Xyrauchen texanus isolate HMW12.3.18 chromosome 21, RBS_HiC_50CHRs, whole genome shotgun sequence encodes:
- the LOC127661784 gene encoding cerebellin-1-like yields the protein MMLTLVIGAVCILCHAYAQNETEPIVLEGKCLVVCDSNPTSDPTGTALGISVRSGSAKVAFSAVRNTNHEPSEMSNKTMVIYFDQVLVNVGKSFDEERSNFFAPRKGIYSFNFHVVKVYNRQTIQVSLMHNGWPVISAFAGDQDVTREAASNGILLQMEKGDRAYLKLERGNLMGGWKYSTFSGFLVFPL from the exons ATGATGTTGACGTTGGTTATAGGCGCAGTGTGTATACTGTGCCATGCATACGCACAGAATGAGACAGAACCCATCGTGCTGGAGGGGAAATGCTTGGTCGTGTGCGACTCAAATCCCACCTCGGACCCCACCGGGACGGCTCTTGGTATATCGGTGCGTTCGGGGAGCGCCAAAGTAGCTTTTTCCGCGGTGAGGAACACGAACCATGAACCGTCTGAGATGAGCAATAAAACAATGGTGATCTACTTTGATCAG GTACTTGTGAACGTTGGTAAAAGCTTCGACGAGGAAAGGAGCAATTTCTTCGCCCCTCGCAAAGGGATATACAGTTTTAATTTCCACGTAGTGAAAGTGTATAACCGTCAAACGATCCAG GTGAGCCTGATGCACAATGGCTGGCCAGTTATATCTGCCTTTGCTGGGGATCAGGACGTCACACGTGAAGCAGCCAGTAACGGCATCCTGCTTCAAATGGAGAAAGGTGACCGTGCCTACCTCAAGCTGGAACGAGGCAACCTGATGGGTGGTTGGAAGTACTCCACCTTCTCTGGCTTCCTGGTCTTCCCCCTGTAG